The DNA window ttggtctttttgccttttctagggccgttcccacggcatatggaggttcccaggctaggggtctaattggagctgtagccaccagcctacaccacagccacagccacacgggatccgagctgcgtctgccagcTACacatacagctcacagcaatgccggatccttaacccactgagtgaggccagggatcgaacccacaacctcatggttcctagtcggattcgttaaccactgagccacaacgggaactccctggaatttaAGTCTTGTATGGACTTGAGAAATCCAGTACATAGAAAAGCCCAGGtattctaggaatttttcccCCGCAGCTGTGGGGAAAGGGACATTACAGGGTACCTGATGAATCGGGGACCATTCCTATTACCACATGGACCTAAAACATGTAGGTTGTCATGCTAATGAGAATGGTCTTTCTAGAAGCATCTGCCTTCCTCCAGGGGTCAAGTGCCAGCCTCGGCCAGCCTAGATATTGGGAAAGACAAAGTCTGTGGAACAGCCTTTGGCTACTGAATATTCTACAGCAAAATCCGGTCCTTCTGGGAGTAGAACTGGGTTTCATAACTTCATCTAATAGGCGGTACTCCGTCAGTTTGTGTGCTAGTGGAATCCTGCCCACATCAGCACATCTGCTCTGCCTTCAGACCCTGTTTAAGAGGGAGACGGGGCCAGAGCCAAGGGTCATGGGGAGGCTACCTCCCAGCATGGAGACATGAACGTCCTTGAGCCTTTTGGGTCTTGCACAATCCCCACCTCTTCCTAGACACTCCAGCTGAGGGTTACCtacttccctctcctcccactgAGGACTCCAGTTTAAGATAAACACTAAAGGTCAGGTCCCTAGGGACAGGGGCTGTGTGGTGGTGGGCGTGGAACTATTGTGCAGGAGGCTTAACGttgtggcttgtggcaacaccggatccttaatccactgagtgaggccgaaaattgaacccgcatcttcatggacactgtatcgggtttttaacccactgagccatgatgcgttCGCTCATTAGCTAACGAAGCCAAATTCTTCAGCTTTTAATTCCATGAGCTGTCTCCTAGCCCTCAATATCATAAATTCTCAATATCAACCTCTGTCGCTTGTGAACAGAAAATTCTGACAGACCTACCCTGTAAGCGTTACTGTCAGGATAACATGAAAATGCAGTTAAGTGGTCAGGGTACCATACCGTCATTTTACCCAAGGTTGCATGGCTAGTTCGTGCTGGTTGACGGGATTTAAACTCAGCTCTCATCTTCTAGGCCTCTGCACTCTCCATGCCAACTAATCTACCACTCAGGcttcagtttatttaaaaaagaattatactttGCAAATGCAGAGGAACACATCCACCAAGGGAAACGAGACTAAGGGctgggctgcatttttttttttttttttttttgaaactttcttGAACTAGTGGGCAttggggagggagatgggaatGCCTGGACCCTCCAGGTTCAGACCAACACAACGATGAATTGAAATGAGTAATAAAGAAGAGACTGTTCCATGCTTCCCAGAAGAGCTGGGCCCTTGAACTATGGTACAAACAACTTTCAGTTAGAGCCAGCCCCCTgccaggaaggggaagggaagccagaggccagggaggTGGCCCGGCTTGAGGCATGAATGAACTGACGGGAAGCTTGAGCGGAAGTGGTGCGAGGGCTGAGCTTGGGAGCCAGCCTGCCTGTCTGGAATACCAGTGCCCACACTCCCCAGCCATAGGACCTCAGGTAAGTGACTTAACctataagcctcagtttcctcatctggagagTGGGAATAACACCACTTACTCCTGGGGTGGttagagaaaggaaatgagtGAAGTAGCCTCTCTTTGTATGTTTATTACTGCTGTCTTCAGGCCCTGAGGCTTCTCGGTTATTGGAGCGGGTTTGGTTTTCTATGAGGGGACCCTTCCCCCACAATTCCACTGTCCTAGTCACTTCACCGGGGTTTGGTGGTGATTTAAGGAATCCAAGTGTCACTCAACACTAATCATAGCCACACCTTGTTGAGCCTCAGCTGACCTTTATCAGCAAAGGAGGACAGGTGTGTGTCTTTCTCAAGTGGTTCCAAATGCAAGCAGGGGGCAAGGGTGTTAGGAATTGAATCCCTCAAGCCCCAACAGGATAACACTTAATGGGGAAATTGAGGGGAGAGGCAGGTGATGCTTTAGACCCCAGGGAGGGAAAGGTTCTGTTTCAAATGGATGCAGGCCTGCCTGACTTCCTCAGCAACTTGAATTTCTTGGACCTTCGCAGAAATAATCTATAGGGTTTGGCCTTAACTGCCATGATTTGTTTTGACTCCATAGGGACTTCACCTCCAAACAGGGGTTAATCTCAGCGTTTGTTCATTGTGGCACCTGAGTTTCCTCATTGTCTGGTTAGAGGAAACCTCTTTTTTTAACCCCCTGTCTAACACAACTGTTCCAATTAAGCCATCCAGTATAAAATCTGCTTCAATTATctgagttaagaaaaaaaaaacctggaagctTTTCTCTTTGAATGGATATATACAAGTAAGAACATACAGTGcaccatttaaaaaacataatgcaAAATCTCCTTCTAGTCTAAGAATCTTTAATACATAGTAACAAGAGCTAACATTTACCGAGTAGGTCCTATGACCAGATACTTCAGCTGTCTCATTTAATCATGCCAATCCAAGTACGTACCATTACTATTCCCATCATATAGATGAAaaacaggctcagaaaggttCACCCACCACAGTCAAGGACATAGTGGCTCCAGGGCTTGGAACCTCGGCTCTTCCCACTACTAGGGAAAACTTTTCCTCTACCCTCAGGCTCAGTAGCTGGGTCATGAAAAAGTAATAATAAGAGAAAGATTTATTAGGCATGCACATGGAGGCCTCACAGAAAAGAACTGAGGATTTCTAGGCATTTTCATTTCTAGGTAAATTGTCATAAGGTAACTATATAGGGGAAACTTAGGGAAGCTGAGGGTCATTTGGTAAGGTCTGTTACGCAGACTCAAGGCCGAGCATCTCCAGTGACAAGTCATTATCGCTGACATGGCATGGGAGCGGGCACGGGGGACGTTTTCACACAGggtaatttatcctttttttttttttttttttttgtctttttgccatttcttgggccgctcccgcggcatatggtggttcccaggctaggggtccaatcgagctgtagccgccggcctacaccacagccacagcaacttgggatctgagccgcgtctgcgacccacaccactgctcacagcagtgccggatccttaacccactgagcaaggcctgggatcgaacccacaacctcatggttcctagttggatttgttaaccactgcgccacgatgggaacttctttatctttagaaagaaaaatgtatgcttTTAGGCAGAAACGAGAGGACAGAGAGAGTTCCTCCTCTGTCTGCTTTTTCTCAGTTGCCTTCAACTTAGAATCATCCTTATGCCAAAGCAGCATATTTTGGGAGCGGTATATTCTGATCATCAGTCCCCACAATATATAACACTGTTTCACAAGTGCCCAAATATTTGAGTCCTATTATATGCTCAGCATTATAGGATTGTCGGGCTGGATCCTTGATCTCAAGGAGCTTACAGCTACATATGGGAAGAAAAGCATCTCAGCTTCAGACAAGGCCCTCAGTGGGAATTGCCGCTCCTTGTATTTGCACAGTTTCTAAGTTTACAGATGCTTCCCACACACAGTCGTCTGCCATTTGATCATCACCAACAGCTCTATGAGGCAGCCTGTttctcttatttccattttacagaaaatcaGAAGTCAAGCAACTCGCCCCAAAATATCCACCCTGGACATATATAGCATTTGCTAGTGGAGCTGGTACTGACTCAGATCTGGATTGGCCACCAATCTAAACTGGCCCCCACCCATCTTTGTTCATTCACATCAATATCACTAGGCAGAGACGCTCAAGGAAACTTACATACCCTCAGTCTATGACTAATACAGGCTACTCATCTAAATCAGCTGGACACACGTCCCGTGGACAGTATGTTCAAGCCTAAAGAATAGATCAAGTGATAAGGGGCGTTTCCCAGGATTTCCTTTGCCTGTTCGCTCCTGATAATGTCCCGAAGAGAACTAAACGCATTTCACTGAGGACACCTACTTCAGATCTATTACAAATCCCTATCACGggtacctttttttccccccagaattACTCGCCACACTGGGAAATTTGGTAGAAATAAGAGTTGGTGCTAACAGCCATTTCCATCAACCCTCTCCCCCCGATGTAGAGACGGAAAAGTCAGACACTCATTTCGCCAGACTTTGCGATGAGGGGTGGTTAAGGGAAGGCTGCTCCCGCAGAGAGCAACTTTCTCGcggtttttttcctccctataaATGGAGAAACCTGAAAAAAGTTTCCTCTTGGCCTTCTGGCCAGCTCACGGTTTTCTACTTTGGCATGAAGTTATGGTAGGATGCGAGAGTAGCAGCCAGGGGTCCAATACAGCGGGAATGGGGCTTGTGGAATTAAGGGGCGGTAGGAGGAGTCGTGGGCTTGACCGGGCCGAGGTCTGGGGGACCCAAAGCTGCTGTTGTCGAGGGTGTAGGGCGGTCGCCCGGAAGGAAAGGGCGGCACAGCAGCGAGGCCCTGCCGCATTTCCCATTGCCGCCCCTGGGCCCTTCTCACTCCTGGGGCTCGGCTGGCCGGACTTTAGAACCCCGCCTATTTAGGGCGGGGCTGGGCGAAAGGGTGGGGCTGCGCTGCCTCAGGGCGTGGCCTGTGGAACCTCAGAACTCTGCTGACTCGGGGCCAGGGCGCGCGTCTCCCGGCACGGGGTTCCTCCCACGCAGCCTCCCATTCAAACGATGCCGAAGGGGCGGCGCGGCAGTCAGAGCCCCAGGATGAGCCAGCGGCCGGCTCCGCCCCTCTACTTCCCTTCCCTCTACGACCGCGGCATCTCCTCTTCCCCGCTCAGCGACTTCAACATCTGGAAGAAGCTCTTTGTGCCGCTGAAAGCGGGGGCGGGGCCAgcgggcggggcggcgggggcccGGCCCCTGCCCCAGACCCCATTGGTCTCAGCACctccgccgccgccaccaccaccgccaccacccgGCCTGGGTCCCCGCAGTGAGCGCTCCTGTCCCCCGCCCTGGCCCTCTGGCCTGGCCTCCATCCCCTACGAGCCTCTGCGCTTCTTCTACTCGCCACCGCCGGGGCCCGAGGTGGCTGCCTCGTCCTTGGCCCCTGGCCCCACGACACCCCGGCttgcctctgcctcccaccccgaGGAGTTGTGCGAGCTGGAGATCCGGATTAAGGAGCTGGAGCTGCTCACCATCACTGGAGACGGCTTCGACTCCCAGCGCTGTGCGTGACCCTCAGCCGAGCCCACCGTTAGCTGGCCTCATCTCCCTCCTTGGCTCCATGCCCCTCTGACCCCTTCACCAGCAGTGTGGCCTTGGGCACAGATTCCAGCCCCCAGGAGTCCCAGATCCCAACTCTATttccgccccccccgccccagaaccCAGACACCCCTGTCATGGATTTCAACCGATTCCTTCCGCCATCACTAATCTGGGCTTGATGGACTCTTGGGCCAAATTTCAACCTCCCTCTCACCTGAGCCCTTTCATTAATGGGGACTCAGAGCTTCTAGACCTGGAAGTCCTTCTATCATCACAATCCCCAAGTTGAACGTTAAGCCTCCTGCACAATAGTTCCACGCCCACCACCACACAGCCCCTGTCCCTAGGGACCTGACCTTTAGTGTTTATCTTAAACTGGAGTCCTcagtgggaggagagggaagtaGGTAACCCTCAGCTGGAGTGTCTAGGAGGAGGTGGGGATTGTGCAAGACCCAAAAGGCTCAAGGAAGTTCATGTCTCCATGCTGGGAGGTAGCCTCCCCATGACCCTTGGCTCTGGCCCCGTCTCCCTCTTAAACAGGGTCTGAAGGCAGAGCAGATGTGCTGATGTGGGCAGGATTCCACTAGCACACAAACTGACGGAGTACCGCCTATTAGATGAAGTTATGAAACCCAGTTCTACTCCCAGAAGGACCGGATTTTGCTGTAGAATATTCAGTAGCCAAAGGCTGTTCCACAGACTTTGTCTTTCCCAATATCTAGGCTGGCCGAGGCTGGCACTTGACCCCTGGAGGAAGGCAGATGCTTCTAGAAAGACCATTCTCATTAGCATGACAACCTACATGTTTTAGGTCCATGTGGTAATAGGAATGGTCCCCGATTCATCAGGTACCCTGTAATGTCCCTTTCCCCACAGCTGCGGgggaaaaattcctagaataCCTGGGCTTTTCTATGCACTGGATTTCTCAAGTCCATACTCGCTCTACTGAGACTGTCTGGgatgtttgaattttttcccccacccatcTAGGGTCATAATGGATTTTGGCTTATGTAGGGAGCACCCAACTGCTTCCCAGAAGCTTGCTTTAGAAGTGTTAGGAGAAGCCCTTCTCTCTCCAACAGCTAAGTTTGTTTTGCTCTCCTGCAGATAAATTCTTGAAGGCGCTGAAAGATGAAAAGTTACAAGGACTGAAGACCAGGCCACCTGGAAAGAAGTCAGCCTCTCTCTCCTGAGGAGCTGTCCCCTCCCCTCAACCCCAGCCTAGGCAGCTGCCGCCTTAGGTGTT is part of the Sus scrofa isolate TJ Tabasco breed Duroc chromosome 2, Sscrofa11.1, whole genome shotgun sequence genome and encodes:
- the C2H11orf91 gene encoding uncharacterized protein C11orf91 homolog, encoding MPKGRRGSQSPRMSQRPAPPLYFPSLYDRGISSSPLSDFNIWKKLFVPLKAGAGPAGGAAGARPLPQTPLVSAPPPPPPPPPPPGLGPRSERSCPPPWPSGLASIPYEPLRFFYSPPPGPEVAASSLAPGPTTPRLASASHPEELCELEIRIKELELLTITGDGFDSQRYKFLKALKDEKLQGLKTRPPGKKSASLS